From one Rhineura floridana isolate rRhiFlo1 chromosome 4, rRhiFlo1.hap2, whole genome shotgun sequence genomic stretch:
- the TOMM20 gene encoding mitochondrial import receptor subunit TOM20 homolog, with amino-acid sequence MMGGKTSAIAAGLCGALFIGYCIYFDRKRRSDPNFKNRLRERRKKQKLAKERAGLSKLPDLKDAEAVQKFFLEEIQLGEELLAQGEYEKGVDHLTNAIAVCGQPQQLLQVLQQTLPPPVFQMLLTKLPTISQRIVSAQCLAEDDVE; translated from the exons ATGATGGGGGGCAAGACCAGCGCTATCGCCGCGGGCCTTTGCGGGGCTCTCTTTATCGGCTACTGCATCTACTTCGACCGCAAGAGGAGAAGCGACCCCAATTTCAAGAACCGACTTCGAGAAC GACGGAAGAAGCAGAAGCTTGCCAAAGAAAGAGCAGGACTTTCAAAG TTGCCTGATCTCAAAGATGCTGAAGCAGTTCAAAAGTTCTTCCTTGAAGAGATACAGCTGGGCGAGGAACTACTAGCACAAG GAGAATATGAAAAGGGGGTTGATCACTTGACAAATGCTATTGCTGTGTGTGGACAGCCACAGCAGTTACTACAAGTTCTGCAACAGACTCTTCCACCGCCAGTATTCCAGATGCTTCTTACTAAACTCCCAACAATTAGCCAG AGAATTGTAAGTGCACAGTGCTTGGCTGAAGATGATGTGGAATGA
- the RBM34 gene encoding RNA-binding protein 34 codes for MEHFPLPPAAKRTGSLCLSVKSPFMLGWGGGSGFCSGRGNWGSIFKPEMKPSKVVKVRPGTSKACGKEDVAVSNEDYIVGQVANSLFQNQPTACGASPLVRLFSAPEAAIQPLYVAVPRENKKRKHTEEAIATEVQNLSTKGEPLKKTKKAKKDLSLAEEKVASRECVLDEADEEEKKEEQEIKQKLKNRHSKLVTKKLSTSDEDAGLKRKKTQVNLAEEMLKNKRTLFVGNLPVSCTAQMLKMFFKEYGQIESVRFRSLIPAEDTLSKKMAAIKRKVHPNMKYINAYVVFKEECAANKALKRNGTEFTSGFHIRVDLASKSTCHDNKRSVFVGNLPYEIDDDTVRDHFSECGSIISVRIVRDRNTGIGKGFGYVLFETTDSVHLSLKLNNSELKGRRLRVKRCVEREKAQQKCLVKNVTNPVGLKYTKASSLKNAKGCSSNSYAGEKAASMKKNKKGKSKNQMKKKLRKSK; via the exons ATGGAGCATTTCCCGCTTCCGCCCGCAGCTAAAAGAACCGGAAGTTTATGTCTGAGCGTCAAGTCCCCATTCATGCTTGGCTGGGGAGGCGGAAGTGGCTTCTGCAGCGGCCGCGGCAATTGGGGAAGCATTTTCAAGCCGGAGATGAAGCCGTCCAAGGTGGTCAAGGTCCGCCCAGGCACAAG caaagcatgtggaaaagaggatgtTGCTGTATCAAATGAAGATTATATTGTGGGGCAAGTGGCCAACAGCCTAtttcaaaatcaacccacagcaTGTGGTGCAAGTCCCCTGGTACGACTCTTCAGTGCTCCTGAGGCTGCAATACAGCCATTATATGTTGCTGTGCCAAGA GAAAATAAGAAACGGAAGCATACGGAAGAGGCAATTGCCACCGAAGTTCAGAACCTATCTACTAAAGGAGAGCCtttgaaaaaaacaaagaaagctaAAAAGGATCTCTCTCTAGCAGAGGAAAAAGTAGCAAGCAG GGAATGTGTTTTGGATGAAGCAGATGAAGAGGAGAAGAAAGAAGAACAAGAAATTAAGCAAAAGCTGAAAAATAGACATTCCAAATTGGTTACCAAAAAGCTTTCAACTTCAGATGAAGACGCTGGACTAAAACGAAAGAAAACACAAGTTAACCTGGCTGAGGAAATGCTCAAGAATAAGAGGACTCTCTTTGTAGGGAATTTACCTGTTAGTTGTACGGCACAG ATGCTGAAGATGTTTTTCAAGGAATATGGACAAATTGAATCGGTTCGTTTCCGCTCTTTG ATTCCAGCTGAGGATACTCTGTCCAAAAAAATGGCAGCCATAAA GCGAAAAGTGCATCCTAATATGAAGTATATTAATGCTTATGTCGTTTTCAAGGAGGAATGTGCAGCTAATAAAGCTTTAAAacg TAATGGGACAGAATTTACCAGTGGATTCCACATAAGAGTTGACCTTGCTTCAAAATCCACATGT CATGATAACAAGAGATCGGTATTTGTGGGAAATCTCCCTTATG AAATTGACGATGATACTGTAAGAGACCATTTCTCTGAATGCGGAAGCATAATCAGTGTACGAATTGTGAGAGATCGGAACACGGGCATTGGCAAAGGTTTTGGTTATGTTCTGTTTGAG ACCACAGATTCTGTACACCTTTCACTGAAACTAAACAACTCTGAACTGAAAGGAAGAAGGCTCAGAGTGAAACGCTGTGTTGAAAGAGAAAAAGCTCAACAGAAATGTTTAGTCAAGAATGTTACAAATCCTGTTGGACTGAAGTATACAAAGGCTTCTTCACTGAAAAATGCAAAAGGCTGCTCCAGTAACTCTTATGCTGGCGAAAAAGCAGCCTCaatgaaaaagaacaaaaaaggcaAATCAAAAAACCAAATGAAGAAAAAGTTGAGAAAAtccaagtga